The genomic DNA TGCGATGTAGTTTGATGAATCTCAGGTTAAGTCTCCACAGGTGCAATAATGCTCATAAGCTACTGTCTCCAGATCATCAAACCCTTCTCTCCTTTTTGCTGAGAGGTATAGGACTCTAACAGGAGAAGATACTTCAGGTAAAATCTTACACAATTTGTATGCTAAAAGTGCTTGCATGGACGTTTCAAGGTTTAGATGAGTCGAGAGATACTCAACATCTTCTAGATACTTTTTAATTTCTGTTAAATTTTCAAGTAGATCCACTTTGTTAAGCCCTGGTATTGTTGTGGTGCCAAGTCGGAGATCTATCATCAAGGTGAAGAATTTAACAAAACAGTAGTCGTGAGGCTTCCGGAGTATTGTTGGGTCAAAAAGATAAATGACAAGTGGATAAGGCATGTTTTCCATTAACTTAACCCC from Thermococcus sp. 18S1 includes the following:
- a CDS encoding ATP/GTP-binding protein — its product is GVKLMENMPYPLVIYLFDPTILRKPHDYCFVKFFTLMIDLRLGTTTIPGLNKVDLLENLTEIKKYLEDVEYLSTHLNLETSMQALLAYKLCKILPEVSSPVRVLYLSAKRREGFDDLETVAYEHYCTCGDLT